The Brachyhypopomus gauderio isolate BG-103 chromosome 17, BGAUD_0.2, whole genome shotgun sequence genome includes a window with the following:
- the bach2a gene encoding transcription regulator protein BACH2 isoform X3, giving the protein MRGFAPLLQFAYTAKLLLSRDNIQEVMCCAEFLGVHNLEDSCFLFLQAQLSAESEDPPCSPHGLDGERAMGNSVIDPLAQTRGNSVNHSSSFDGEGPLAINSLCQSDVPANHEEPCYPKYRKHERSSVQHNSTTSSHSATLSIAGSLQETITSSDVRELDVSRVKAERGDRGLPFDPYEAEGDADRVGQGGADTEMEFGPQPLSSTPTEEPARRTSPPCLRSLVRKSISLSRKPYPSPLQFSSTIFPAPSRRLAQDDFKKDCQALVGELAVAPLKQAHGFPPRRTLSCSGVCKQEPEIDRRSVIFSSQLSEQLPALSYPGEASLEPDGPEGLWTGSGTSLPRRQALSPTSGHPEPCLPFRRRLKRSCPVPIQACPLSTHADTRARTSSSCSSYSYAEDGSVGSPSSLAQFDLSSSPTSSTVAQLQDPHLPGRPKVKCEKSYDTNSSDESGSFSEGDSESCHAKECKSEVTLPFAADLVTELPRNDFQLMIKMHKLTSEQLEVIHDLRRRSKNRIAAQRCRKRKLDCIRNLECEIHKLVCEKQKLLTERNQLKACMGELWENFSFLSQEVCREEEPRSDHTRSLFSPRPDSASSSPIHIDLTVSPSPRSSIDLTMPSPGSPPPSPSRAGSQAVGKPPRPDMTSPIGAEPDTTVPTTPAPETLLHVSSPTVTVAFCQEMADKCTTDE; this is encoded by the exons ATGAGGGGCTTTGCACCCCTCCTGCAGTTTGCCTACACTGCCAAGCTGTTACTAAGCCGGGACAACATCCAGGAAGTGATGTGCTGTGCTGAGTTCCTGGGTGTGCACAACCTGGAGGACTCCTGCTTCCTCTTCCTGCAGGCACAGTTGAGCGCTGAGAGTGAAGACCCACCTTGTTCGCCTCATGGGTTGGACGGCGAGAGGGCTATGGGCAACTCTGTCATAGACCCTTTGGCCCAGACAAGGGGGAATTCCGTGAACCATAGCAGCTCATTTGATGGGGAGGGTCCCCTAGCGATCAACAGTTTGTGTCAATCGGACGTACCTGCGAACCATGAGGAGCCCTGTTACCCTAAATACAGGAAGCATGAACGATCCTCGGTCCAGCACAACAGCACCACCTCATCGCACAGTGCCACCTTGAGCATAGCCGGCTCGCTCCAGGAGACCATCACCAGCAGTGACGTCCGGGAACTGGATGTTTCTCGGGTGAAGGCGGAACGGGGTGACAGAGGACTGCCCTTTGACCCATACGAAGCTGAGGGGGATGCGGACAGGGTCGGCCAGGGTGGGGCAGACACAGAAATGGAATTTGGGCCCCAGCCACTCAGTTCCACGCCCACCGAGGAGCCGGCGAGGAGAACTTCTCCACCCTGTCTGCGCTCACTGGTCCGAAAGAGTATCTCCCTGTCCCGGAAGCCTTATCCCTCCCCTCTGCAGTTCTCCAGCACGATCTTCCCAGCACCCAGCAGACGTCTCGCTCAGGACGACTTCAAAAAGGACTGTCAGGCCCTGGTCGGGGAGCTTGCTGTAGCCCCCCTCAAACAGGCCCATGGGTTCCCGCCTCGGAGGACCCTGTCTTGCAGCGGGGTCTGCAAGCAGGAGCCAGAGATTGACCGGAGGAGCGTCATCTTCTCCTCGCAGCTGTCCGAGCAGCTGCCCGCTCTGTCCTACCCCGGTGAGGCATCCCTGGAACCGGACGGCCCCGAGGGCCTCTGGACGGGCTCCGGCACCTCTCTGCCCCGTCGTCAGGCCCTGTCTCCCACCTCGGGACACCCGGAGCCCTGCCTGCCGTTCCGTCGTAGGTTGAAGAGGAGCTGCCCGGTGCCCATTCAAGCGTGCCCCCTCTCCACGCACGCCGACACCCGCGCACGCACCTCCAGCTCCTGCTCCTCCTACTCTTACGCCGAGGACGGCAGCGTGGGCTCCCCGTCCAGCCTGGCGCAGTTcgacctctcctcctcccccacctccagcaCCGTGGCTCAGCTTCAGGATCCCCACCTCCCCGGGAGGCCCAAGGTGAAGTGCGAGAAGTCGTACGACACCAACTCCAGCGACGAGTCCGGCTCCTTTTCAGAAGGGGACAGCGAATCCTGCCACGCCAAAGAGTGTAAATCTGAG GTGACGCTGCCTTTTGCGGCCGACCTGGTGACGGAACTTCCACGCAACGACTTCCAGCTGATGATAAAGATGCACAAGTTGACGTCGGAGCAGCTGGAGGTCATTCACGACCTGAGGAGGCGGAGCAAGAACCGCATCGCGGCCCAGCGCTGTCGCAAACGGAAGCTGGACTGCATCAGGAACCTGGAGTGCGAGATCCACAAACTG GTGTGTGAGAAACAGAAGCTGTTGACTGAGAGAAACCAGCTTAAGGCTTGCATGGGGGAGCTCTGGGAGAACTTCTCTTTCCTGTCCCAAGAAGTGTGTAGGGAGGAGGAGCCACGATCAGACCACACCCGCTCCCTGTTCAGCCCGAGACcagactccgcctcctccagcCCCATCCATATAGACCTCACTGTGTCCCCAAGCCCCAGAAGCAGCATTGATCTTACTATGCCTTCCCCTGGGAGCCCACCCCCTTCTCCTAGCCGAGCCGGCAGCCAGGCCGTGGGCAAACCACCACGTCCAGATATGACATCACCCATAGGGGCGGAGCCGGACACCACTGTCCCCACAACGCCAGCACCTGAGACCTTACTCCACGTCAGTAGCCCAACGGTGACGGTAGCTTTTTGTCAAGAGATGGCAGACAAATGTACCACAGACGAAtaa
- the gja10a gene encoding LOW QUALITY PROTEIN: gap junction protein alpha 10 a (The sequence of the model RefSeq protein was modified relative to this genomic sequence to represent the inferred CDS: inserted 2 bases in 1 codon; deleted 1 base in 1 codon; substituted 1 base at 1 genomic stop codon), translating to MGDWSLLRGVLEEVHIHSTIVGKIRLAVLFIFHMLVLGVAAGDVXVDEQSXTDQPGCRNVCYDQAFPMSLVCFRVLQMVFLSALTLVYVGHVLYQLRALDKERPACGWSQGRRSQSWMHASIWRELLMEKQSLLWKAPYCSPTSFTPLPDVSCYVSRPTEKTIFMVFMIVIAGVSLFLNLLEISHLGKRKMKQTLSGTVFTEDGCLCKLTGC from the exons ATGGGGGACTGGAGCTTGCTGCGTGGCGTTCTGGAGGAGGTTCACATTCACTCCACCATCGTGGGCAAAATCCGCCTGGCCGTCCTGTTCATCTTCCACATGCTGGTCCTGGGCGTGGCGGCC GGGGACGTGTGAGTGGACGAGCAGAG CACGGACCAGCCGGGGTGCAGGAACGTCTGCTACGACCAAGCGTTCCCCATGTCCCTCGTCTGCTTCCGGGTGCTGCAGATGGTCTTCTTGTCTGCTCTGACGCTGGTCTACGTGGGCCACGTGCTGTACCAACTGAGAGCTCTGGACAAGGAGAGGCCAGCctgtgggtggagtcaggggAGGCGGAGCCAAAGTTGGATGCACGCTAGCATCTGGAGAGAACTGCTGATGGAGAAGCAGAGCCTCCTCTGGAAGGCTCCTTATTGCTCACCTACATCATTCACACCCTTACCAGATGTGTCCTGTTATGTCTCCCGGCCAACAGAGAAAACCATCTTCATGGTTTTCATGATTGTCATTGCAggagtttccctgttcctcaaCCTCTTGGAGATATCTCACTTGGGGAAGAGAAAAATGAAACAGACACTATCTGGAACAGTGTTCACCGAGGATGGCTGTCTTTGCAAGCTAACTGGCTGCTAA
- the rragd gene encoding ras-related GTP-binding protein D has translation MAWTYQVTMWKSWAASAVKISQTWKMTCEGATYNEEDGEDDAFAFDYYDEDLHAFTDGDGDSGCDEGVLGFRDPFSSEVKPRILLMGLRRSGKSSIQKVVFHKMSPNETLFLESTNKICREDVSNSSFVSFQIWDFPGQIDFFDPTFDYEMIFRGTGALIFVIDSQDDYVEALSRLHLTVTRAYKVNPDINFEVFIHKVDGLSDDHKIEKQRDIHKRANDDLNDAGLERIHLSFYLTSIYDHSIFEAFSKVVQKLIPQLPTLENLLNIFISNSGIEKAFLFDVVSKIYIATDSSPVDMQTYELCCDMIDVVIDISCIYGLRGDEVGSPYDKESMAIIHLNNTTVMYLKEVTTFLALVCFIREESFERKGLIDYNFHCFKKAIEEVFDVRLKVQRNRKLLSQRRWSKQAMPNGTHLEHH, from the exons ATGGCTTGGACATATCAGGTGACAATGTGGAAAAGTTGGGCCGCCTCCGCAGTTAAAATTTCACAGACTTGGAAAATGACATGCGAGGGAGCGACATACAACGAAGAAGACGGAGAGGACGATGCATTCGCGTTTGATTACTACGATGAAGACCTCCATGCGTTCACGGACGGAGACGGAGACTCCGGCTGCGATGAAGGGG TGCTGGGCTTCCGAGACCCTTTCAGCAGTGAGGTGAAACCCCGCATCTTGCTCATGGGACTGAGACGCAGCGGCAAGTCCTCCATCCAGAAGGTGGTGTTCCACAAGATGTCCCCCAACGAGACTCTCTTCCTGGAAAGCACAAACAAGATATGTCGAGAGGACGTTTCCAACAGCTCTTTCGTCAGCTTCCAGATCTGGGACTTTCCTGGTCAAATTGATTTCTTCGACCCCACTTTCGACTACGAGATGATCTTCAGGGGCACAGGAGCGCTGATCTTCGTCATTGACTCTCAG GATGACTACGTTGAGGCTCTGAGCAGACTTCACCTCACTGTGACTCGGGCCTACAAGGTAAACCCAGACATCAACTTCGAGGTGTTCATCCATAAGGTAGACGGGCTGTCCGACGATCACAAGATTGAAAAACAGCGGGACATACACAAACGTGCCAACGATGACCTGAATGATGCTGGCTTAGAGAGGATACATTTAAG CTTCTACCTGACGAGTATCTACGATCACTCCATTTTTGAGGCCTTCAGCAAAGTTGTGCAGAAGCTCATTCCTCAGTTACCAACCCTGGAGAATCTTCTCAACATTTTTATATCT AATTCAGGGATCGAAAAGGCCTTCCTGTTCGATGTGGTCAGTAAGATTTACATTGCCACAGACAGCAGTCCGGTGGACATGCAGACGTATGAACTCTGTTGCGACATGATCGACGTGGTCATCGACATCTCCTGCATCTATGG TTTACGTGGAGATGAGGTTGGGTCCCCCTATGATAAAGAATCCATGGCCATCATCCACCTGAACAACACCACAGTGATGTACCTGAAAGAGGTGACCACATTCCTGGCCCTTGTCTGTTTCATCAGGGAAGAAAGTTTTGAGAGGAAAG GACTTATTGACTACAACTTTCACTGTTTCAAGAAGGCCATTGAGGAAGTGTTTGACGTGCGTCTGAAAGTACAGAGAAACCGCAAGCTTCTGAGTCAAAGGAGGTGGAGCAAGCAGGCCATGCCGAACGGAACGCACTTAGAACACCACTGA